Proteins found in one Nocardia brasiliensis ATCC 700358 genomic segment:
- a CDS encoding aspartate aminotransferase family protein: MTELSPVLRQATPVTVDHGAGCYLYGTDGRRYLDFTAGIGVTSTGHCHPHVVAAAQAQVGSLIHGQYTTVMHRPMLQLIERLGTVLPAELDALFFANSGSEAIEAALRLARQATGRPNVVVFHGGFHGRTVAAATMTTSGTRFSAGFSPLMSGVHVAPFPTAFRYGWTEQEATEFALRELDYLFATLTSPAETAAFVVEPMLGEGGYIPGNTAFFRGLRERADRHGILLVLDEIQTGFGRTGKFFGHQHFDVRPDIITIAKGLASGFPLSGIAAARELMAKAWPGSQGGTYGGNAVACAAAVATLEVIESEQLVDNAAARGTQLLDGLRASATKAIGDVRGLGLLAGAEFTTATGEPDTETASAAQRLAVEKGLLLLTCGAHMNVVRMIPPLIVTASQIDDALAIWTEVLAEL; this comes from the coding sequence ATGACCGAACTTTCGCCCGTTCTGCGCCAGGCCACCCCGGTGACCGTCGATCACGGCGCCGGCTGCTACCTGTACGGCACCGACGGACGCCGCTACCTCGACTTCACCGCCGGCATCGGCGTCACCAGCACGGGCCACTGCCACCCGCACGTGGTCGCGGCGGCCCAGGCCCAGGTGGGCAGCCTGATCCACGGCCAATACACCACCGTCATGCACCGGCCGATGCTGCAGCTCATCGAGCGCCTCGGCACGGTCCTGCCCGCGGAACTGGACGCGCTGTTCTTCGCCAACTCCGGCAGCGAGGCGATCGAAGCCGCGCTGCGGCTCGCGCGCCAGGCGACCGGACGGCCGAATGTCGTGGTCTTCCACGGCGGTTTCCACGGTCGCACGGTCGCGGCGGCCACCATGACCACGTCCGGCACCCGGTTCTCCGCCGGATTCAGCCCGCTCATGTCCGGCGTGCACGTGGCGCCCTTCCCGACCGCCTTCCGCTACGGCTGGACCGAACAGGAGGCGACCGAGTTCGCGCTGCGCGAGCTCGACTATCTGTTCGCCACGCTCACCTCGCCCGCGGAGACCGCCGCGTTCGTGGTCGAGCCGATGCTCGGCGAAGGCGGCTACATCCCCGGCAACACCGCCTTCTTCCGCGGCCTGCGCGAACGCGCCGACCGGCACGGCATCCTGCTCGTGCTCGACGAGATCCAGACCGGGTTCGGCCGCACCGGAAAGTTCTTCGGGCACCAGCATTTCGACGTGCGACCCGACATCATCACCATCGCGAAGGGGCTCGCCAGCGGCTTCCCGCTCTCGGGTATCGCGGCCGCGCGCGAGCTGATGGCCAAGGCCTGGCCCGGCTCGCAGGGCGGCACCTACGGCGGCAACGCCGTGGCCTGCGCCGCGGCGGTGGCGACCCTGGAGGTCATCGAATCCGAGCAGCTGGTGGACAACGCCGCCGCCCGTGGCACGCAACTGCTCGACGGGCTGCGCGCGAGCGCCACCAAGGCGATCGGTGACGTGCGCGGCCTCGGCCTGCTCGCCGGAGCCGAATTCACCACCGCGACCGGCGAACCCGATACCGAGACGGCGAGCGCGGCGCAGCGGCTCGCGGTCGAGAAGGGACTGCTGCTGCTCACCTGCGGCGCGCACATGAACGTGGTGCGCATGATCCCCCCGCTGATCGTCACCGCGAGCCAGATCGATGACGCGCTCGCGATCTGGACCGAGGTGCTGGCCGAACTCTGA
- a CDS encoding tartrate dehydrogenase, with the protein MTAPRYRIATIPGDGIGVDVTAAAVSVLDTVLPGLEWTEFDWSCANYLTTGRMMPPDGPELLAGFDAILLGAVGFPGVPDHVSLWGLLIPLRRAFGQYVNLRPVRLLPGTESALRGRSAEELDILIVRENSEGEYSEIGGTHNPGRADEFVLQESVFTRVGCERIIRYAFERARERGGRLCSATKSNGLIHSMPYWDSVFERIAADYPDVQTRQMHVDALAAEIVLHPDRLDVIVGSNLFGDILSDLAAAVTGGLGLAPSGNINPERTAPSMFEAVHGSAPDIAGQGIADPIAQILAGAMLLDHLGETAAAAAVDRAVCDVLGKGEVRTPDLGGDATTTELAAAIADRAAELVADPPR; encoded by the coding sequence GTGACAGCGCCCAGGTACCGCATCGCGACCATCCCCGGCGACGGCATCGGGGTGGACGTCACCGCCGCTGCCGTCTCGGTGCTCGACACCGTGCTGCCCGGTCTCGAGTGGACCGAATTCGACTGGTCCTGCGCGAATTATCTGACCACCGGCCGGATGATGCCGCCCGACGGTCCCGAACTGCTCGCCGGCTTCGACGCGATCCTGCTCGGCGCCGTCGGCTTTCCCGGTGTGCCCGACCATGTTTCGCTGTGGGGCCTGCTGATTCCGTTGCGCCGTGCGTTCGGTCAGTACGTCAATCTGCGGCCGGTCCGGTTGCTGCCCGGCACCGAGTCGGCCCTGCGCGGACGCAGCGCCGAGGAGCTGGACATCCTCATCGTGCGGGAGAACTCCGAGGGCGAGTACTCCGAGATCGGCGGCACGCACAATCCGGGCCGCGCGGACGAATTCGTGCTCCAGGAGTCGGTGTTCACCCGGGTCGGGTGTGAACGGATCATCCGGTACGCGTTCGAGCGGGCCCGGGAACGCGGCGGCCGGTTGTGCTCGGCCACCAAATCGAACGGCCTGATCCACTCGATGCCGTACTGGGACAGCGTGTTCGAACGGATCGCCGCCGACTACCCCGATGTGCAGACCAGGCAGATGCACGTGGACGCGCTCGCGGCGGAGATCGTGCTGCACCCGGACCGGTTGGACGTGATCGTGGGTTCGAACCTGTTCGGCGACATCCTGTCCGACCTCGCCGCGGCCGTGACCGGCGGCCTCGGGCTCGCCCCCTCGGGCAATATCAACCCCGAGCGCACCGCGCCGTCGATGTTCGAGGCGGTGCACGGCAGCGCGCCCGATATCGCGGGCCAGGGCATCGCCGATCCGATCGCCCAGATCCTCGCGGGCGCCATGCTGCTCGACCACCTCGGCGAAACCGCCGCGGCGGCCGCGGTGGACCGGGCGGTGTGCGACGTACTCGGCAAAGGCGAAGTGCGCACGCCGGATCTGGGCGGCGACGCGACCACGACGGAACTCGCCGCCGCCATCGCGGACCGTGCTGCCGAACTGGTCGCCGACCCACCCCGCTGA
- a CDS encoding NAD-dependent succinate-semialdehyde dehydrogenase, with amino-acid sequence MLTETLSAAERAVIDTVPTGLYIDGQWCATNAELPVLDPATGAVLCAVADASPQDGLDALTAAHQAQADWAATPPRARADLLMRAHHALLDDTDRLALIMTLEMGKPLAEARGEIAYAAEFFRWFAEEAVRSDGGYLPAPAGGSRFLVTKQPVGPSLLITPWNFPMAMGARKIAPALAAGCTCVVKPAEQTPLSMLALADLLHRAGLPRGVVNVLTTADPGALMTPLILDERSRKLSFTGSTAVGKRLLEQCARTVMRTSMELGGNAAFIVFDDADLDEAVEGALAAKMRNIGQACTAANRIFVQRGVVDEFAARLAERMAALPMGRGTEPGVVVGPLIDADAVTKVTELVADARRRGARVLTGGTVLDGPGNFYPATVLIGVPDDAAMCHTEIFGPVASITTFDTEDEVVARANNTPYGLVGYVFTEHLRRGLRVCEALETGMVGLNQGVVSNPAAPFGGVKESGLGREGGMIGIDEFLETKYIGVRL; translated from the coding sequence ATGCTCACCGAGACCTTGTCCGCCGCGGAGCGGGCCGTAATCGACACCGTGCCAACGGGTTTGTATATCGACGGGCAGTGGTGCGCGACGAATGCCGAACTGCCCGTACTGGATCCGGCCACCGGCGCCGTGTTGTGCGCGGTCGCCGACGCGAGCCCGCAGGACGGGCTCGACGCGTTGACCGCGGCGCACCAGGCCCAGGCGGACTGGGCGGCGACACCGCCGCGAGCCCGCGCCGATCTGCTCATGCGCGCGCACCACGCGCTGCTCGACGACACCGACCGGCTCGCGCTGATCATGACGCTGGAGATGGGCAAGCCGCTCGCCGAGGCCCGCGGCGAAATCGCTTATGCCGCAGAGTTCTTCCGCTGGTTCGCCGAGGAAGCCGTCCGTTCGGACGGTGGCTATCTGCCCGCGCCCGCGGGCGGTTCCCGCTTCCTGGTGACCAAGCAGCCGGTGGGACCGAGCCTGCTGATCACACCCTGGAACTTCCCGATGGCCATGGGCGCGCGCAAGATCGCGCCCGCCCTCGCCGCCGGCTGCACCTGTGTGGTGAAACCCGCTGAGCAGACGCCGTTGTCGATGCTCGCGCTCGCCGACCTGCTTCATCGCGCCGGGCTGCCGCGCGGCGTCGTCAACGTGCTGACCACCGCCGACCCCGGCGCGCTGATGACGCCGCTGATCTTGGATGAGCGCTCGCGCAAACTGTCCTTCACCGGGTCCACCGCCGTCGGCAAACGCCTGCTCGAACAGTGTGCGCGCACGGTCATGCGCACCTCGATGGAGCTCGGCGGCAACGCGGCGTTCATCGTGTTCGACGATGCGGACCTGGACGAGGCCGTCGAGGGCGCGCTCGCCGCCAAGATGCGCAATATCGGGCAGGCCTGCACCGCGGCGAACCGAATCTTCGTGCAGCGCGGCGTCGTCGACGAGTTCGCCGCCCGGCTCGCCGAGCGGATGGCGGCCTTGCCGATGGGGCGTGGCACCGAGCCCGGAGTCGTCGTCGGGCCGCTGATCGACGCCGACGCGGTCACGAAGGTCACCGAACTCGTCGCCGACGCGCGCCGCCGCGGCGCGCGGGTGCTCACCGGCGGCACCGTGCTCGACGGGCCCGGCAACTTCTATCCGGCGACGGTGCTGATCGGCGTGCCCGACGATGCGGCGATGTGCCACACCGAGATCTTCGGTCCGGTCGCCTCGATCACGACCTTCGACACCGAGGACGAGGTGGTCGCCCGCGCCAACAACACGCCCTACGGTCTGGTCGGCTACGTCTTCACCGAGCACCTGCGCCGCGGCCTGCGGGTGTGCGAGGCCTTGGAAACCGGCATGGTCGGGCTCAACCAGGGCGTGGTGTCCAACCCGGCCGCACCGTTCGGCGGGGTCAAGGAATCCGGGCTCGGCCGCGAAGGCGGGATGATCGGCATCGACGAATTCCTCGAGACCAAATACATCGGAGTGCGACTGTGA
- a CDS encoding DUF3830 family protein — protein MARFITITLTKAAVTCRARLLDAEAPHTCAAVWDALPQEGDAFHAKYARNEVYTLVPRISAAPHRENPTVTPIPGDVCLFDFEAWEIGNPAYGYEPGSTAHHDQGATDLAIFYGRNNLLINGDMGWVPGNVFATIEEGLADIAAACNDLWLHGVSGETLAFARA, from the coding sequence ATGGCTCGCTTCATCACCATCACCCTGACCAAGGCCGCCGTCACCTGCCGCGCCCGGCTGCTCGACGCCGAGGCGCCGCACACCTGCGCCGCCGTATGGGACGCCCTCCCGCAGGAGGGGGACGCCTTCCACGCCAAGTACGCCCGCAACGAGGTCTACACCCTGGTCCCCCGGATCAGCGCGGCCCCGCATCGGGAGAACCCGACGGTCACGCCGATCCCCGGCGATGTCTGCCTGTTCGATTTCGAAGCCTGGGAGATCGGCAACCCGGCCTACGGCTACGAGCCGGGCTCCACCGCACACCACGACCAGGGCGCGACCGATCTGGCGATCTTCTACGGCCGCAACAACTTGCTCATCAACGGCGACATGGGCTGGGTGCCCGGCAACGTCTTCGCCACGATCGAAGAGGGCCTGGCCGATATCGCCGCCGCCTGCAACGACCT